One Poecilia reticulata strain Guanapo linkage group LG19, Guppy_female_1.0+MT, whole genome shotgun sequence genomic window carries:
- the kdelr2b gene encoding ER lumen protein-retaining receptor 2b, whose protein sequence is MNIFRLTGDLSHLAAIIILLLKIWKSRSCAGISGKSQVLFALVFTTRYLDLLTSFISLYNTTMKIIYIGCAYATVYLIYMKFKATYDGNHDTFRVEFLVVPVGGLAFLVNHDFSPLEILWTFSIYLESVAILPQLFMISKTGEAETITTHYLFFLGLYRALYLINWIWRFYFEGFFDMIAIVAGVVQTILYCDFFYLYVTKVLKGKKLSLPA, encoded by the exons atgaacattttcaggCTAACCGGCGACTTGTCCCACCTAGCAGCCATCAtcattttgttgctaaaaatatggaaaagcaGGTCCTGTGCCG GTATTTCTGGAAAGAGTCAGGTCCTGTTTGCCTTGGTGTTCACCACTCGCTACCTGGACCTGCTTACATCCTTCATCTCCCTCTACAATACCACAATGAAG ATTATCTACATTGGATGCGCCTACGCCACCGTCTACCTGATCTACATGAAGTTCAAGGCGACCTACGATGGGAACCATGACACGTTCAGAGTGGAGTTCCTGGTGGTCCCAGTGGGCGGGCTGGCTTTCTTGGTCAATCATGACTTCTCCCCTCTAGAG ATCCTGTGGACATTTTCCATCTACTTGGAGTCGGTGGCCATCCTCCCGCAGCTCTTCATGATCAGCAAAACGGGAGAGGCTGAGACCATCACCACCCACTACCTGTTCTTTCTAGGACTCTACAGGGCCCTCTACCTCATCAACTGGATATGGAGGTTCTACTTTGAAGGATTCTTTGATATGATCGCCATAGTGGCAGGAGTGGTGCAGACCATCCTATACTGCGATTTCTTCTATTTGTATGTAACAAAAG TACTCAAAGGAAAGAAGCTGAGTCTGCCCGCCTAA
- the mettl9 gene encoding protein-L-histidine N-pros-methyltransferase isoform X2: MWTGKHIRSPLVRSLFMSMVEGEAGTADHLEWYQCCPDLLGESVRPLFVQSHLDTDTKAFLKHSQEKSGWLFTQLYHSLVSTVLSPMVSRTSINGFLGRGSMFVFSAYQFQQLLRIGPDWEADRLLDLGAGDGGVTEVMGVHFKQVYATEVSPPMKWHLQRRNYTLLGIDEWQHTGFQYDVISCLNLLDRCDDPLHLLRDIRSSLLPKTGRLVLAAVLPFQPYIEVGGKWERPKEHIKIAGKTWEEQVTNLCSEVFKRAGFELEAVTRLPYLCEGDMYNDYYVLDDAVFVLKASEDAGDSP; this comes from the exons TGGTATCAGTGCTGTCCGGACCTGCTGGGAGAATCTGTGCGCCCCCTGTTTGTCCAGAGCCATTTGGACACTGACACCAAGGCGTTTCTCAAGCACAGCCAGGAGAAGTCCGGCTGGCTTTTCACACAGCTCTATCACTCTCTGGTATCAACTGTCCTCAGTCCCATGGTGTCCCGCACCTCCATCAATGG CTTTCTGGGCCGGGGCTCCATGTTCGTCTTTTCTGCCTATCAGTTCCAGCAGTTGCTACGGATCGGCCCGGACTGGGAGGCCGACAGGCTGCTGGATCTCGGAGCCGGGGACGGAGGAGTCACGGAAGTTATGGGAGTCCACTTCAAGCAGGTCTACGCTACTGAGGTCTCGCCACCAATGAAGTGGCATCTCCAGAGGAGGAATTACAC ACTGCTGGGTATAGATGAGTGGCAGCACACTGGTTTCCAGTATGACGTAATCAGCTGCCTGAACCTGCTGGACCGCTGCGACGACCCTCTGCATCTCCTGCGGGACATCAGGAGCTCCCTGCTCCCCAAGACGGGAAGGCTCGTCTTGGCTGCTGTGCTTCCCTTCCAACCTTACATTGAAGTCG GAGGGAAGTGGGAGCGTCCAAAAGAGCACATTAAAATCGCGGGAAAGACGTGGGAGGAGCAAGTCACAAATCTGTGCAGTGAGGTTTTCAAGCGGGCGGGTTTTGAGTTGGAGGCCGTGACCCGACTGCCGTACCTCTGCGAAGGCGACATGTATAACGACTACTATGTACTGGATGATGCAGTTTTTGTTCTCAAGGCATCAGAGGACGCTGGAGATTCTCCTTAG